GCAGCGGTGTATGGCCTGGGCGATCTGTTCGCGGTGGCCAACCGCATGGCCACCGGGGAGGGGCGTGAGGGGCTGCCTCGGCTGCGGGTCAGTCACTGGCAGGCCGATGAAACAGGACAGCTTCAGCGCATGTTCGACAGCCTGCCGCAGGCCGAGGGTGCGCCGCAGGTGGTGATCTTGCCGCCCTGTCTGGACGATGCTGCCGAGCAGCCGCTCGCTGCCGTGTACCGTGACTGGCTGCGTGCACAGCACGGCGCCGGCGTGCTGCTGGCTTCGGTCTGTGCCGGCGCCTTTGCACTGGCCGAGTCCGGTTTGCTCGATGGGCGCACGGTGACCACCCACTGGGCACTGGCAGCGCAGATGGCGGCGCGTTTTCCGCAGGTGCAGGTATTGCCCGAACGCATGGTGATCGATGACGGTGACCTGATCACCGCCGGTGGTCTGATGGCCTGGACCGATCTAGGTCTGGCCATTGTTACTCGCCTGCTGGGGCCCACCATAGCTGCCGAGACCGCGCGCTTTCTGGTGGTGGACCTGAACCGCGAATCGCAGCGCCATTTCAGCAGCTTCGCGCCCAGCCTCGATCATGGCGATGCCGCAGTACTCGCCGTGCAGCGCTGGTTGCAGGGGGAGGAGGGCGCTGAGGCGAGCCTGGCCGATATGGCCGCGCGTGCCGGGCTGGGAGAGCGCACCTTTCTGCGTCGCTTTCGCGCCGCCACCGGGCTAAAACCCACCGAGTACTGCCAACAGCTACGCGTGAGCAAGGCGCGCGAAATGCTTGAGTTCACCCGCCAGAGCATCGACCAGGTGGCCTGGCAGGTGGGGTATCGCGACAGTGGCGCGTTTCGCAAGGTCTTCACTCGCCTGGTGGGCCTGTCTCCTGGCGATTACCGGCGGCGTTTCGGCACCACCTCGCGTTAGACCGAGTCTTCCGCCGCCTTACCTGCCGGATT
The sequence above is drawn from the Pseudomonas sp. Z8(2022) genome and encodes:
- a CDS encoding GlxA family transcriptional regulator, giving the protein MSERCLEIGLLLYPGAQLAAVYGLGDLFAVANRMATGEGREGLPRLRVSHWQADETGQLQRMFDSLPQAEGAPQVVILPPCLDDAAEQPLAAVYRDWLRAQHGAGVLLASVCAGAFALAESGLLDGRTVTTHWALAAQMAARFPQVQVLPERMVIDDGDLITAGGLMAWTDLGLAIVTRLLGPTIAAETARFLVVDLNRESQRHFSSFAPSLDHGDAAVLAVQRWLQGEEGAEASLADMAARAGLGERTFLRRFRAATGLKPTEYCQQLRVSKAREMLEFTRQSIDQVAWQVGYRDSGAFRKVFTRLVGLSPGDYRRRFGTTSR